Part of the Pseudodesulfovibrio mercurii genome is shown below.
ACGGATTGCGCGAGCCCAAAATGTGCAGACGGCCCGCTATCGGAAGCCGCGTGCGTGATTCCTAGGCGTCGTTCTCGCTGAGGTATTTCGTGATCATGGCGTCATACTCGCTGGTCAGCCGGAAGGTCAGGGTGGCCATCTCCTTGCGGAACTGCAGGGTCAGGCCGCCGTGCTCCTCGATCTCCTGCTCGACCGTCTCGTAGTACTTCGGGTCCGGGACCACGCAGATGGAGTGGAAGTTCTTGGCCGTGGCGCGGAGCATGGTCGGTCCGCCGATGTCGATCTGCTCGACCGCGGCCTTGAGGTCCAGCCCCTTGGCCACGGCGTCGGCGAAGTTGTAGAGATTGACGCAGACCAGGTCGAAGGGCTCGATGCCGAAGTCGCGCAGGGTCTCCATGTGCGCCTCGTCGTCCTTGTCGGCCAGGATGCCGCCGTGGATGTGCGGGTGCAGGGTCTTGACCCGGCCGCCGAGGATTTCGGGAAAATCGGTGACGTCGGACACCGAGGTGACGGGCAGCCCGGCCTCCTTCAGCATCTTCTTGGTACCGCCGGTGGAGACCAGTTCGCAGCCCCGGTCCACCAGGAATTTGGCGAACTCGGCCAGGCCGGTCTTGTCGGTAACGGACAGTATGGCTCGCTTAACAGGCAACAGATTCATCGCAACCTCACTTAATGTTTTGAGAGCCCTTGCCAGATTTGCCGCCCAAAGGCAAGGCGCGGAAGGCCCCGGTTTCCGCCGAAAAACGGCGCAAGGTCCGGCCACTTTTCCACAAGTGTGCAAACCGTTTCGGAGGCGGGGTCCAAAAACCGCGAAAAAACCGGGGACTAGCCGCCGGGGACGGACCGGTACGGGCGGGCCGACGAGTCTCAACAGCCCGCAATGCCAGGAGAACGGGAATCCGATGCAAAGTCGTGGGGAAGT
Proteins encoded:
- a CDS encoding IMP cyclohydrolase produces the protein MNLLPVKRAILSVTDKTGLAEFAKFLVDRGCELVSTGGTKKMLKEAGLPVTSVSDVTDFPEILGGRVKTLHPHIHGGILADKDDEAHMETLRDFGIEPFDLVCVNLYNFADAVAKGLDLKAAVEQIDIGGPTMLRATAKNFHSICVVPDPKYYETVEQEIEEHGGLTLQFRKEMATLTFRLTSEYDAMITKYLSENDA